The uncultured Carboxylicivirga sp. genomic interval GGTCTTCAACCGCCAAGTTTTCTTGTTTTAAAGTTTCTATGGTTATTAGTGCATCTTCCACCTCACGAAAAGCATTTAAAGCTACATTCTTATAGTTGAAAATAGCTGCTTCCGTATTGTTTTTTTCCGCTTTTACTCTATTAATATTCTGATTCCAACTAAAAATTGGACCGAGCAAACTACCACTAACATTCCAAGCTGGATCTCCCGAAGTTAAACTGCTTAAATCGGTGCTGGCAAATCCCAATACACCTGTTAAACTTATTGATGGCAGCCTATTTGCCTGAGCCACTCCTATTAAGGCATTCTGAGCTATTAGTTGCTGTTCGGCCTGTAAAATATCGGGTCTGCGCAATAATATATCAGCAGGTAATCCTGGTGGTATATCAGGTTTTTCGTGTATTTCGGTAAGAGAGGAAGCACCAACAACAGTTCCTGGGTTTTCACCTAATAAGACTCTTAAAGCGTTTTCAGCTTGTTTTGCAAGTCGTCGGTTTAGTGGAATTGCTTTGGCAGCAATTGCTTTTTGAATTTGTGCTTGGTTGACATCAATTTCAGGTATAATACCAGCTTCAAATCTTTGTTGAATAATGTTTAAAGAACTGTCTCTTGTAGCATATGTTTGCTCTGCAATAGTAGTTTTTTCGCGATATTCCAGCATGGTAAAATAAGTTGTAGCAACACTAGAAATTAATGATAATTTCAGACTAGCTAAACCATA includes:
- a CDS encoding efflux transporter outer membrane subunit, which produces MNKTRYIFILLIFTLLISSCRMGKNYSRPEIEVPEKFLNSEDTTYDASIKWWNVFDDPILDTLISKALKNNYEILATAERVQASMHALNIQKAEMLPQFGYQGQATRGNFNLIQTDEVMNNFGMFGQASWELDFWGKYRRLNENAKAQYLSSEYGLASLKLSLISSVATTYFTMLEYREKTTIAEQTYATRDSSLNIIQQRFEAGIIPEIDVNQAQIQKAIAAKAIPLNRRLAKQAENALRVLLGENPGTVVGASSLTEIHEKPDIPPGLPADILLRRPDILQAEQQLIAQNALIGVAQANRLPSISLTGVLGFASTDLSSLTSGDPAWNVSGSLLGPIFSWNQNINRVKAEKNNTEAAIFNYKNVALNAFREVEDALITIETLKQENLAVEDHVKAAQNALRLSADRYDKGIASYNEFLETQRQAFDAQISLVGNEKLLLEAYIKLYQALGGGWE